The sequence CACCGTGAAGTGGTTCAAGCCGGAGCAGGGATTCGGGTTCGTCACCGCGGACGACGGGGCCAAGGACGTCTTTGTCCACAAGAGCGTTCTGCGCCGCTGCAACCTGACGGGCCTGGATTCCGGCCAGCGGGTGCTGTTGCGGGCGCGCGCCGCGCCGAAGGGGCGGGAGGCCTCCTGGGTCGTGCTGCTGTGACATGTCCCCCGGGTTCCGGCCGGACGGCGGGGCATACGGACTTGTTGTATTTTCCTTAAGCACCACGGATTACCATCGTCGACGTTTTCCGCCTCATCCAGGCTGACGGTGATGCCCCTGTCCGGTCCCTTCCACTTCCAATCCTCCGCCGGATTCGACCGTCGCGGCACGGGTGGTGACGGGGCGCGCGGGGACGGCAGCTATCTCGACCGCGAGTTCGGGGCCTATGTGGTGCCGGTGGTGCTGGGCCATCACCGGATCTCCGGCCGCGACGACGACATGCTGGTGACCACGCTCGGGTCCTGCGTCGCCGCCTGCATCAACGATCCGGTCGCCCGGGTCGGCGGCATGAACCATTTCCTGCTGCCCGGTTCCCCGTCCGGTGGCGAGGGGTATGGGGTGGCGACCCGCTACGGCAGCGTGGCGATGGAGTGGCTGATCAACGACCTGCTGGAGCGCGGCGCCTGGCGCGAGCGGATGGAGGTCAAGCTGTTCGGGGCCGCCCGCGTCATCGACACCAGCCTGGACGTCGGCGCCGCCAACGCCGCCTTCGCGGTTGACTATGTGCGGCGGGAGGGGCTGGCGCTGGCCGTTCGCGACCTGGGCGGGGACAAGGGGCGGCGCGTCCATTTCTTCCCGGCCAGCGGGCGGGCCTTCCGCCGCCTGCTGCGTCCGGAGGCGGAGCGGGAGACGGTGCATCAGGAGATGGACTACCTCCAGGCGCTGCGGCGTGCCCCCCTGGAGGGCGAGATGGAGCTGTTCGACCGGCGCTGAGGGCCGTGCCGGGACTTATGGCCGTACCGGCGCTGCGGCCGGATCGATTGGAAGCGCGGCGCCCGCGTCGTCGGTTCGGGGCAGCCCCTTTTCCGGCGGGCGACGAACGCCTTGGCGTTGCCTGGCAAGCGCCCTACAGTGACGTCGGCGGGGCGTTCCCTCCTGCAAGCCCGGCCACC is a genomic window of Azospirillum formosense containing:
- a CDS encoding chemotaxis protein; translated protein: MPLSGPFHFQSSAGFDRRGTGGDGARGDGSYLDREFGAYVVPVVLGHHRISGRDDDMLVTTLGSCVAACINDPVARVGGMNHFLLPGSPSGGEGYGVATRYGSVAMEWLINDLLERGAWRERMEVKLFGAARVIDTSLDVGAANAAFAVDYVRREGLALAVRDLGGDKGRRVHFFPASGRAFRRLLRPEAERETVHQEMDYLQALRRAPLEGEMELFDRR